A region of the Longimicrobium sp. genome:
CCCCGCGGGCGCCGACTTCGACCTGTACCTCTACAGGTGGAACGGCTCGTCGTGGGTGATCGTGGCGCGCGGCGAGAGCTCCACCGAGAACGAGGACATCGCCTACTCCGGCACCGCGGGCTACTACTACTGGGAGGTCTACTCCTTCAGCGGCAGCGGCTCCTACAACTTCTGGATCCAGAAGCCCTGACCCGGGCCGCGCCTCCCCCCGGGAGGCGGGAGACGAAGACCGCTCGGCGCGCCTCCCGCGCGCCGGGCGGTTCTGTCTCTTCACCCCGGTCCCTGGAAGCACCCGCGACCCGCCAGCGAGGCGCGGCGACCGCATCAGTTTTGTTCATCTGCACCAAACTGATGCGGTTAACGTGGTGTCCGAAAAGAAGCTATCTCGTTGCTGGAAAATCGCTTCTCCCTGTGGCCCCGCCTGGCGCGCTCCATGCCGGTGAGGCCCGCCCATCTCACAAGCAGAATGGATTCGGCGCGCTCGCGGCCGAGCGGGTACACCGGTCCTGGGGAACCAGCGGCACCGATCACCAACTCTCGTTTTCTGGCAGGAACCGGCGGCTGCTCCACGCAGCCGACGGCTTGCGCGCCATGGCCCGGCGTCCGACCCGCGGGCGTCCGGGCGTGTCTCTCCCCTTTGAGGAGGATGCCATGCAGAGAGGTTCGCTCGCCGCCCTTGCCCTGCTCGCCCTCGCCGCCTGCGCCGACCAGGGCGTCACGTCCGCGCGCGCGCCCGAGGTCGCCCCGCTCCGCTCCGCCGCGGCCGGCCGCGCCGTGGAGGGCTCGTACCTGGTGGTGCTCGAAGAGGGCGCCGACCCGCGCGCCGTGGCGGCCGTGGCCGGCGTCACGCCCAGGCACGTCTACGAGTCGGCGCTCAACGGCTTCGCGGCCACCCTGAACGCCGGGCAGCTGAACGCGCTGCAGCACCTCCCCGAGGTGGCGTACGTGGAGGAGGACCAGCTGTACGAGTACGCCACCACGCAGTCGGGGGCCACCTGGGGGATCGACCGCATCGACCAGCGGAGCCGGCCGCTCTCGGGAACCTACACCTACAACTCCACCGGCGCGGGCGTGCGGGCGTACATCATCGACTCGGGGATCAACCCCAGCCACACGCAGTTCGCCACCAGCCGCGCCGCGGTCTCGTACGACGCCACCGGCGGCAACGGCATCGACTGCAACGGGCACGGCACCCACGTGGCCGGCACCATCGGCGGCACCACCTACGGGGTGGCCAAGGGCGTGCTGCTGCGCGCGGTGCGCGTGGGGCAGTGCGGCTCCAGCCTGCTGGTCTCCGACATCGTGGAGGGGATCGACTGGGTGCGGGCCAACCACGTCAAGCCCGCCGTGGCCAACATGTCGCTGGGCGGCGGCTTCTCGTCGTCGATCAACACCGCCACCTCCAACCTGATCAACGCGGGCGTCTTCGTGGCCGTGGCCGCGGGGAACAGCAACGTCGACGCGTGCAGCGGCTCGCCCTCGGGCGTGACCGCCGCCGTGGTGGTGGCCGCCAGCACCTCGAGCGACGCCAAGGCGAGCTACAGCAACTGGGGAACCTGCGTGGACCTGTACGCGCCGGGCTCGTCGATCACCTCGGCGTGGTACTCGTCGAACACGGCCACGGCCACCATCAGCGGCACCTCGATGGCCAGCCCGCACGTGACCGGCGTGGCGGCGCTCTACAAGGCCACCTTCGGCGACGCCTCGCAGAGCACCATCCAGTCGTGGCTGATCAACAACGCCACCACGGGCGTGATCACCGGCAACGTGAGCGGCACCCCGAACCGCCTGCTCTACAAGTCGACCCTGTAGGCTTCCGCGCCGTCCCGCCGGCTCCGGCGGGACGGCGCATCCGCGCTCACCAGGCGAGGACCCGCACGAAGAAACCGGACCTGCATCCGCCGGCGCACCACCCGGCGCCGGCCCCCGCGGCGGCCCGCGAGCGCGGGCCGGCCGAGAGTCTCCACCCCCAAGGCACACGGAGGACACCATGAGAGCAGCTCGCACCCTGCTGGCCGTGGGCTCCCTGGCGGCGCTGGCCGCCTGCTCCGACGGGTCGGTGACGTCCGCGCGCGCACCCGAGCTGGCGCCCCTGCGCTCGGCCGGCGGCGCGGCGATCGAGGGGTCGTACGTGGTGGTGCTGGAAGAGGGCGCCGACCCCACCTCGGTGGCGGCGGTGGCGGGGGTGAGCCCGCGCTTCGTCTACACGGCGGCGCTCAACGGCTTCGCGGCCGAGCTGAACGCCGGGCAGCTGAACGCCCTGCAGCACAACCCGAGCGTGGCGTACATCGAGGAAGACCAGACCTACACCACGCAGACCACGCAGTCGGGCGCCACCTGGGGGATCGACCGCATCGACCAGCGGAATCTCCCGCTCTCGGGCACCTACACGTACAACGCCACGGGAAGCGGCGTGCGCGCCTACGTGATCGACACGGGGATCTACGCCAGCCACAGCGGCTTCGGCGGGCGCGCGTCGAACGTGTACGACTACGCGGGCGGCAGCGGCACCGACTGCCACGGCCACGGCACCCACGTGGCGGGCACCATCGGCTCGACGACGTACGGCGTGGCGAAGAGCTCGCTGCTGCGCGGCGTGCGGGTGCTCAACTGCTCGGGCTCGGGCTCCACCAGCGCCATCGCCGCGGGGATCGACTGGGTGCGCGCCAACCACATCAAGCCGGCGGTGGCCAACCTCTCCATCGGCGGCGGCTTCTCGTCTACCCTGAACACGGCGGTCACCAACCTGGCCAACGCGGGGGTGTTCGTGGCGGTGGCGGCGGGGAACGAGAACCAGAGCGCTTGCAACGTGTCGCCGGCCAGCGCCTCGGCGGTCACCACGGTGGCGGCCTCCACCCGGTCCGACGCCAAGGCCAGCTACTCCAACTACGGGAGCTGCGTGGACCTGTACGCGCCGGGCTCCTCCATCACCTCGCTCTGGCTGAACGGCGGCACCAACACCATCAGCGGCACCTCCATGGCCAGCCCGCACGTGGCGGGCGTGGGCGCGCTCTACAAGTCGGCGTTCGGCGACGCCAGCCAGGGCACGATCGACTCGTGGATCAAGACCAACGCGACGGCGAACGTGATCACCGGCAACGTCACGGGGACGCCGAACCGGCTGCTCTACAAGTCGACGCTGTGACGGCGGCGCAGTGCGAAGTGCGAAGTCCTGAGTGCTGAGTGCTTAGTGCTTAGTGCTTAGTCCTTAGTCCTTAGTCCCTCAGTGATCCGGAACGCCCCGGGGCTCCACGCGAGCTCCGGGGCTCCTTCGCTCTTCCCGGTGCTGGCGCACTTCGCACTTCGCACTCAGCACTTCGCAGTCCGCACCAGAACGGTGCATGAACGCGACGGCGCCAGGCGCGCGGGGCGGCCCTTTTTGTGGCACGCCCCTCCACCCCCGGAAACGGACGGG
Encoded here:
- a CDS encoding S8 family peptidase, with the protein product MQRGSLAALALLALAACADQGVTSARAPEVAPLRSAAAGRAVEGSYLVVLEEGADPRAVAAVAGVTPRHVYESALNGFAATLNAGQLNALQHLPEVAYVEEDQLYEYATTQSGATWGIDRIDQRSRPLSGTYTYNSTGAGVRAYIIDSGINPSHTQFATSRAAVSYDATGGNGIDCNGHGTHVAGTIGGTTYGVAKGVLLRAVRVGQCGSSLLVSDIVEGIDWVRANHVKPAVANMSLGGGFSSSINTATSNLINAGVFVAVAAGNSNVDACSGSPSGVTAAVVVAASTSSDAKASYSNWGTCVDLYAPGSSITSAWYSSNTATATISGTSMASPHVTGVAALYKATFGDASQSTIQSWLINNATTGVITGNVSGTPNRLLYKSTL
- a CDS encoding S8 family serine peptidase, with the protein product MRAARTLLAVGSLAALAACSDGSVTSARAPELAPLRSAGGAAIEGSYVVVLEEGADPTSVAAVAGVSPRFVYTAALNGFAAELNAGQLNALQHNPSVAYIEEDQTYTTQTTQSGATWGIDRIDQRNLPLSGTYTYNATGSGVRAYVIDTGIYASHSGFGGRASNVYDYAGGSGTDCHGHGTHVAGTIGSTTYGVAKSSLLRGVRVLNCSGSGSTSAIAAGIDWVRANHIKPAVANLSIGGGFSSTLNTAVTNLANAGVFVAVAAGNENQSACNVSPASASAVTTVAASTRSDAKASYSNYGSCVDLYAPGSSITSLWLNGGTNTISGTSMASPHVAGVGALYKSAFGDASQGTIDSWIKTNATANVITGNVTGTPNRLLYKSTL